AAACTATTACTTTTTTTGTGCTTTCAAAATTCATTGCATTTCATTGACGTTATTGTCTTCCTTGGAATTCTTACCTTTGTTTTCATCTGTTCTAATTTCAGGATGTTATCGACACATCTGGGGGGTAAGCACACATGCAAATACATCTGAACTTTCTATAATGATTTGTAGTGTAATAATCCATGTATTTACCCAACTTTATGTTTGTTGCTAGTTGTGGTGCAAGTTACAGCATTGAGATTGTATCACAAGAATTTGAAGGAAAAAGACTGCTGGAGAGGCACCGGCTGGTGAATGCTGCGTTGGCGGAAGAGATGAAACATATTCACGCTCTCTCCATAACAAAGGCTGTGACCCCTGATAAATGGAAAGAGCAGGAGGCCAAAAAGTCTCAACAAGATGCCTGAAATATGCGGGTACACCTATTATACTAGTAGCATGTCTAGCTGGAAATGTGCCAAACTTACTCTCGTCTATCCATTCCATGGCTTTGTAACAGAAGAACGCTAACATGAGAGCGTTGGGAGCCTGTTAATACCTTATGGGAAGTACTGTTGCTTAGAATAATTTGGCTTAATATTGGCATTTCTAGCTTGAGCTTGCTCAAGTATATCAAGCTATTCACTAGATTTCCTAACTGTTACATTCTGTTATGGAGTAGAATAATTTGGCATGTGTGCTGCTGCTGACTAATTTTTCtgttcaaaatttcaaaatccttgtgtcaaaattttaactaCCCCTTCAATTGTTGTTTTTATATCGTCGTTGTCAAGCAGGAATACGTGCAAATGCATtttttggtgattttttttgtcgGGGTGagcataaattttgaaattcataaaCGActgaaatattgaatttagatTGGTTTTCTCAGATTTTGCCTTCGGATTAGagtttttctctttcaaaatTCGTTTTTCTGGATCTGTCTATGACTGATTGACTGttgtatgataaaaaaaataattatgttttaattttttggatttttttaccGATCATTCAATTCAGTTTTGATTATTATTTCTAATGTTACAAATTTTTATCTCGATTTTATAACTGTTGTTTTTCATTAGATCTCTTTAAACGACCgaaatattgaatttagatTGGTTTTCTCAGATTTTGCCTTCGGATTAGAGTTCTCTCTCTTTCAAAATTCGTTTTTCTGTATCTGTCTATGACTGATTGACTtttgtatgaaaaaataattaggtttaattttttggattttttttactgaTAATTCAATTCAGTTTTGATTATTATTTCTAATGTTACAAATTTTTATCTCAATTTTATAACTGTTGTTTTTCATTAGAtctctttaaaaataaaattacaaactctttttttttgttttagcaaaaatcaagtttaaaaACGAATGCTCAGCCTTGTACATTTTTCATGGTTGTAGGTGTGCATGGCGTTGTGCAACAATGCACAACACAACATTTTTTGGGTATTGTTTCAACTTGATCGTCTGCTACACGTAGTGATGTCAATATAGCCCGCAATTCGTGGGccggcccgaatagcccgccaaatttacagggttagggctgaaaatttctagcccgataaaattacagcccgactagcccgcacccgattaacccgcaacccatTAGGGCTAGACCGGAAAAtccgatgggctggcccgaaaatccgataaaatttctattgttctatttttttactctAATTTGACActttattagttattttataatatagattgctaaaaaaataactttcaattttatatattaaatttttattaacataataatagatatataaattagaaacttcaaattcactaaaaaaatatatttaaatttctaaaacatattttaaaatttcttaatgtttatgttttattttgcataaatctcaaagattagtatttgatcatgtttatgtttgagtttaagcatatatctcaaatttatcataattaaatattttacattttataaatatagctaattttcaccattatttattggattgaacgcatgttaattttatcggtagcaacccgattagcccgctgggctagcccgaaacccaagcttttagggttagggttgaactcttataacccg
The genomic region above belongs to Salvia hispanica cultivar TCC Black 2014 chromosome 3, UniMelb_Shisp_WGS_1.0, whole genome shotgun sequence and contains:
- the LOC125215013 gene encoding protein BOLA2 — translated: MAVSKEQVESTLKSKLNPSHLDVIDTSGGCGASYSIEIVSQEFEGKRLLERHRLVNAALAEEMKHIHALSITKAVTPDKWKEQEAKKSQQDA